A genomic stretch from Scomber scombrus chromosome 8, fScoSco1.1, whole genome shotgun sequence includes:
- the ndnf gene encoding protein NDNF: MRQCKGWSVVLLVLLGLGALAQKLPTRDEGLFQMQIRDKSMFHDSSVVPDGAEISGYLFRDTPKRYYFVVEEDNTPLSVTVTPCDAPLEWKLTLQELPEEASGEGSGEPEPLDQQKQQVTVDEGTELFTYKGNDVESYVATSTPSGLYQLELLSTEKDSNFKVYATTTPESDQPYPELPYDPRVDVTALGRTTVTLAWKPTPTGSLMGQPVQYCVVINKEHNFKSMCAAEAKISTDDAFMLAPKPGRDFSPFDFAHFGFVPSDNGYGKDRGLTSNKISRAYTAKPRASDIQKVCIGNKNIFTVSELKPDTQYYFDVFAVNSATNTSTAYVGTFARTKEEARQKTVELKDGKVSDVFIKRKGSKFLRFAPVSSHQRVTLFVHTCLDAVQVQVRRDGKLLLSQNVEGVRQFQLRGKPKAKYLIRLRGSRKGASTLKILATTRPSSKQPFPSLPEDTRIKAFDKLRTCSSATVAWLGTQDRNKYCIYRKEVADNYGEEQRRREQNQCAGPETRRKSEKVLCKYFHSPNLQKAVTTETITGLEPGKTYLLDVYVVGHSGHSVKYQSKLVKTRKYC; the protein is encoded by the exons ATGAGGCAGTGTAAAGGTTGGAGCgtggtgctgctggtgctgctgggaCTGGGAGCGCTGGCCCAGAAGCTGCCCACGAGAGACGAAGGGCTCTTCCAGATGCAGATCAGAGACAAGTCGATGTTCCATGATTCCTCAGTCGTACCGGATGGAGCTGAGATCAGTGGCTACCTGTTCAGGGACACACCCAAAAG GTACTACTTTGTGGTGGAAGAAGACAACACACCcctgtctgtgactgtgacacCTTGTGATGCTCCTCTGGAGTGGAAACTCACTCTGCAGGAGCTGCCAGAAGAGGCCAGCGGAGAGGGATCAG gaGAGCCTGAACCTCTGGACCAACAGAAACAGCAGGTGACGGTAGACGAGGGGACGGAGCTCTTCACCTACAAGGGCAACGATGTGGAGTCCTATGTGGCCACCAGCACGCCCTCTGGCCTCTACCAGCTGGAACTACTGTCCACAGAGAAAGACAGTAACTTCAAGGTGTACGCCACCACAACTCCGGAGTCTGATCAGCCATACCCGGAGCTGCCCTACGACCCTCGCGTGGATGTGACCGCACTGGGCCGTACCACTGTTACCCTGGCCTGGAAGCCTACACCAACTGGCTCTCTGATGGGTCAGCCTGTTCAGTATTGTGTAGTGATCAACAAGGAGCACAATTTCAAGAGCATGTGTGCTGCTGAAGCTAAAATCAGCACTGATGACGCCTTCATGTTGGCTCCAAAGCCTGGTAGAGATTTTAGCCCGTTTGACTTTGCGCATTTTGGCTTTGTTCCCTCTGACAACGGTTATGGCAAGGACCGAGGCCTAACAAGTAATAAGATCTCTCGGGCATACACAGCCAAACCCAGAGCATCGGACATTCAGAAGGTGTGTATTggcaataaaaatattttcactgtGTCAGAGCTGAAACCAGACACACAGTACTACTTTGATGTCTTTGCTGTGAATTCTGCCACCAACACCAGCACGGCGTACGTGGGGACTTTCGCCCGCACTAAAGAGGAAGCTCGTCAGAAGACAGTGGAGCTGAAGGACGGCAAAGTATCGGATGTTTTCATCAAGAGAAAGGGCAGCAAGTTTCTACGCTTCGCTCCCGTGTCTTCACACCAGAGGGTCACGCTGTTTGTCCACACATGTCTGGACGCCGTGCAGGTGCAGGTGAGGCGTGATGGCAAGTTGCTGCTCTCCCAGAATGTGGAGGGGGTGCGGCAGTTCCAGCTGCGGGGAAAGCCAAAAGCCAAGTACCTGATCCGTTTGCGTGGCAGCAGGAAAGGGGCCTCCACTTTGAAGATACTAGCCACCACACGACCCAGCAGCAAGCAGCCCTTCCCTTCACTTCCGGAGGATACGCGCATCAAGGCCTTTGACAAGCTGCGCACATGCTCCTCCGCCACTGTGGCCTGGCTGGGCACACAGGACCGCAACAAATACTGCATTTACCGCAAAGAGGTGGCCGACAATTACGGCGAGGAGCAGCGACGCCGGGAACAAAACCAGTGCGCTGGGCCAGAGACCCGCAGGAAGTCAGAAAAGGTCCTGTGCAAGTACTTCCACAGCCCGAACCTGCAGAAAGCTGTGACTACAGAGACCATCACAGGTCTGGAGCCAGGCAAGACCTACCTGCTGGACGTTTATGTGGTGGGACACAGTGGTCACTCAGTGAAATACCAGAGCAAACTGGTGAAAACAAGGAAATACTGCTAA